The Littorina saxatilis isolate snail1 linkage group LG13, US_GU_Lsax_2.0, whole genome shotgun sequence genome contains a region encoding:
- the LOC138945990 gene encoding alpha-L-fucosidase-like — translation MMIPMSIKVCVALMSLIACADSVHYQPTWESLDSRPLPAWYDQSKIGIFIHWGVFSVPSYGSEWFWWYWQGSKPYPNYAQFVRDNYKPDWTYADFARDFTAEFYNPDQWAEIFKASGARYVVQVTKHHEGFTSWPSKYSWNWNAGSVGPHRDLVGELATAIRKKTSLHYGVYHSLFEWFNPLYLQDKANNFKTQEFVTTKTMPELYELVNRYEPDLIWSDGPMGAPDTYWQSKEFLTWLYNDSPVKDKVVVNDRWGNNTICRHGGFLTCTDRYNPKTLQKRKFEDALTIYGSSWGFVRNAQLSGYLPVETLITAIIQTVSCGGNVLINVGPTKEGTITPIYEERLRQMGSWLKVNGDAIYGTKPWRKQNDTTNSDVWYTTRSDAPHVVYAMSLKWPKGQLVLGAPMVNSQTSVTLLGYDKPFNWTAPASVGMVIDVPSLSVNDIPCLWAWVFELRNVF, via the exons ATGATGATTCCGATGTCAATTAAGGTATGCGTCGCCCTGATGAGCCTTATAGCCTGTGCTGACAGCGTGCATTATCAGCCAACGTGGGAGTCGCTGGACTCCCGCCCACTCCCGGCCTGGTACGACCAATCCAAAATCGGCATCTTCATTCACTGGGGAGTGTTTTCTGTTCCAAGCTATGGCTCCGAGTGGTTTTGGTGGTACTGGCAAGGGAGTAAACCGTACCCAAATTATGCGCAGTTTGTCCGAGACAACTACAAGCCTGACTGGACGTACGCTGACTTTGCCAGAGACTTCACCGCAGAGTTCTACAACCCGGATCAGTGGGCAGAGATTTTCAAAGCATCTGGAGCCAG GTACGTGGTGCAGGTGACTAAACACCATGAAGGATTCACAAGCTGGCCCTCCAAGTATTCCTGGAACTGGAACGCTGGTTCTGTGGGCCCCCACAGAGATCTTGTTG GTGAACTTGCCACTGCAATTCGCAAGAAAACCAGTCTCCACTATGGAGTGTACCATTCATTGTTTGAGTGGTTCAACCCCCTGTACTTGCAAGACAAGGCAAACAACTTCAAAACACAAGAATTTGTCACA accAAGACCATGCCAGAGCTGTACGAGCTGGTCAACAGGTACGAGCCGGACCTCATATGGTCTGACGGACCAATGGGGGCACCCGACACATACTGGCAGTCCAAGGAGTTTCTCACCTGGCTCTACAATGACag tCCAGTGAAGGACAAGGTGGTTGTGAACGATCGCTGGGGAAACAACACAATCTGTCGTCACGGAGGATTCCTCACCTGTACAGATCGCTACAATCCAA AGACCCTGCAGAAGCGCAAATTTGAGGACGCCTTGACCATCTACGGAAGCTCATGGGGCTTTGTGCGGAATGCGCAGCTGTCTGGTTACCTGCCCGTTGAAACGCTCATTACAGCCATCATACAGACTGTTAG CTGTGGTGGGAATGTCCTGATCAACGTGGGGCCGACAAAAGAAGGGACCATAACTCCCATCTACGAGGAGCGACTGCGTCAGATGGGCAGCTGGCTCAAGGTTAACGGAGACGCCATCTATGGGACAAAGCCATGGAGAAAACAGAACGACACAACCAATTCTGATGTGTG GTACACCACAAGATCAGATGCTCCTCACGTCGTGTACGCAATGTCACTGAAATGGCCGAAGGGTCAGCTGGTACTGGGAGCGCCAATGGTCAACTCTCAAACGTCCGTCACGCTGCTTGGTTATGACAAGCCTTTCAATTGGACAGCCCCAGCATCTGTTGGAATGGTCATTGACGTTCCTTCACTGTCGGTGAACGACATTCCCTGTCTTTGGGCGTGGGTCTTTGAGCTGAGGAATgtcttttga
- the LOC138945978 gene encoding small ribosomal subunit protein mS39-like — MAASLSARPPRGFVQFLFNRKAFCTSHDLQQLSSVSASTERSVSVNDKGQEIVIPRKKKRDSLSVLRALASTVKRDPDSPHYKYVDDPFLIPTSSLAKRSNALSRESGRKAARYILENYSQWFNENPAEPPVDDFMPPKLAYTHTEPTEAALIERIEKRRVNDAIEVYKKAKQGNVEFSDSTCRQFLELLCVYNAQDPPVTMMPEEFYFRKDLGHETKRPSKTWKDDGMAERVFDELQEKSIEDQQNLIRGMARYLQTDKAFAMYDEMMEKKLPVHLLTFNELIRVATFHHDTYETKWKQVESLLMDMQLCGVEPDLTTFNNVLFSLSRVPYFRLAPSLLLQTLNEMKKLGIEPSLTSWKHSLVVYYPNDNADSNLLYKIMDYLEGKELTLQQPEDAEFFVTAMKRCCVNHHDVELAFRIDRLLNTGKNAELIGDSRLENMYYSFFLRLVCMLETMDRIMEVYQRVTPHLWTPNLSVLDELLKAVELQDGFQYLPLIWTDLLLFDFQRRAELLEKLLSLMAKQKQEDTLQSQYSHIAGQLLERFKDEHGDQRPTPLSTGPMVGHLITIAENSTDHDLAWDVFDTYCNNKNAFSGPPSDDAMKSLVAGCLERGDSEKAMAVVSFMESVEMAGTGEAVQMILDSDQVLLSQSQRDMLANI; from the exons ATGGCCGCGTCCTTGTCTGCACGACCTCCTCGAGGTTTCGTCCAGTTTTTGTTTAATCGCAAAGCTTTCTGCACCTCCCACGACCTGCAACAGCTGTCGTCGGTATCAGCTTCTACAGAGAGAAGTGTCTCGGTGAATGACAAGGGGCAGGAGATCGTCATTCCCAGAAAGAAAAAGCGCGATTCGCTATCCGTTTTACGAGCTCTAGCCTCCACGGTGAAGCGAGATCCTGACTCGCCTCACTACAAGTATGTGGACGACCCCTTCCTTATTCCCACGTCAAGTTTGGCGAAGAGAAGCAACGCTCTGTCAAGAGAGTCAGGTAGAAAGGCAGCGCGCTACATACTGGAAAATTACTCCCAGTGGTTCAATGAAAACCCCGCGGAACCCCCTGTGGATGATTTCATGCCTCCAAAACtcgcatacactcacacagaaccAACCGAAGCCGCCTTGATTGAGCGTATTGAGAAGCGCAGAGTGAACGATGCTATTGAAGTGTACAAGAAAGCCAAGCAAGGAAACGTGGAATTTTCAGACAGCACATGTCGTCAGTTTTTAGAGCTTCTGTGTGTATACAATGCCCAAGACCCACCAGTGACAATGATGCCAGAAGAGTTTTACTTCCGTAAGGACCTTGGTCATGAGACGAAACGACCAAGCAAGACCTGGAAAGATGACGGCATGGCCGAACGAGTCTTTGATGAGCTGCAAGAGAAGTCCATTGAAGATCAGCAAAATCTCATTCGGGGCATGGCAAG GTACCTACAGACGGACAAGGCGTTTGCAATGTACGATGAAATGATGGAGAAAAAATTGCCAGTCCACCTCCTGACATTCAATGAACTGATTCGAGTGGCAACATTCCATCATGACACCTATGAAACAAAATGGAAACAG GTTGAGTCGCTGTTGATGGACATGCAGCTTTGCGGTGTCGAGCCTGACCTCACGACCTTCAACAATGTCCTCTTCTCCCTCAGTCGCGTCCCTTACTTCCGCCTAGCCCCCTCTCTTCTCCTACAGACGCTGAACGAAATGAAGAAACTTGGCATCGAGCCCAGCCTGACATCTTGGAAGCATTCCCTGGTTGTCTACTACCCCAATGATAATGCAGACTCCAACTTGCTGTACAAAATCATGGACTATTTGGAAG GAAAGGAGCTCACGTTGCAGCAGCCAGAAGATGCCGAGTTTTTTGTCACTGCCATGAAGCGCTGCTGTGTCAACCACCATGATGTAGAGCTGGCGTTTCGCATCGACCGTCTGCTGAACACGGGCAAGAACGCAGAGTTGATCGGCGACAGTCGGCTGGAGAACATGTACTACTCCTTCTTCCTCCGTCTGGTCTGCATGCTGGAGACCATGGACAGAATCATGGAG GTGTACCAGCGAGTGACACCCCACCTGTGGACGCCCAACCTGAGCGTGCTGGACGAGCTTCTCAAGGCGGTGGAACTGCAGGACGGCTTCCAGTACCTCCCCCTCATCTGGACCGACCTCCTTCTCTTCGATTTCCAGCGGCGAGCAGAACTGCTGGAGAAATTGCTCTCCCTCATGGCGAAACAGAAACAAGAG GACACCCTGCAGTCACAGTACAGTCACATTGCCGGTCAGCTGCTAGAGCGCTTTAAGGACGAACATGGCGACCAGAGACCCACACCCCTGTCCACCGGACCCATGGTCGGTCACCTCATCACCATCGCAGAAAACTCAACTGACCATGACCTTGCTTGGGACGTCTTTGACACAtactgcaacaacaaaaacgcatTCAGTGGCCCACCGAGTGACGATGCCATGAAATCTTTGGTGGCTGGTTGCTTGGAACGCGGCGATTCTGAAAAAGCCATGGCCGTTGTGTCCTTTATGGAGTCGGTGGAAATGGCCGGAACTGGAGAGGCCGTGCAGATGATTTTGGACAGCGATCAAGTTTTGTTGAGTCAATCCCAGAGAGACATGTTAGCAAACATCTGA